A segment of the Fibrobacter succinogenes subsp. succinogenes S85 genome:
AGTCGGGAGCGCCGCCGCGTTCAAGGCGAAATGCGAACTGATTGACAACGAAATCAAGGCCAAGGACAAAATAAAATTCGCGCTTGTAGAATGCGACGTCAACGACCTGAAGGTTATCAACGATACGTTCGGGCACGACATGGGCGATGAATATCTCAAGAACTGCAGCAAGGTTTTCTGCAATGTTTTCAGCCACAGCCCGGTTTTCCGCATCGGCGGTGATGAATTTGTCATCATCCTTTTCGGCGAACAGTACGAAAAACGCGCAGAACTTTTCGAAAAGCTGAAATCATCAGTGAATCGCAAGCCTGACGCCCCAAAGGAGAGCATTTCGTTTGCGGCAGGCATGGCGGATTACAGCAGCAAAATTGACGAATGCGTGAAGGACGTGCTCAAGAGAGCCGACACGTTCATGTATATAGACAAGGGTAAACTGAAAAGCTAGTTGGCAGAACTTAGAGCTTAGAACTTAGTACTAGTCAGTATTTTGTGCAGGGAACTCTCCGCCAACGCGGAGAGAAGACACAAAAAACCCCGGGTCTTTCGACTCGGGGCTTTTCAGCGGGAAGAGCGAGATTCGAACTCGCGATAGGATTTAGTCCTATACGTCCTTAGCAGGGACGCGCCTTCGGCCAACTCGGCCATCTTCCCATCTTGGGGACACTAATTTTAACAAAATTTCGGCAAAATTTCAAGGGGTAACAGCCAAATTCATTATTTTTCCACAAAAATGGGCCTATTTTTTACATATTACGGGCCTCCGGGCAGGCCACCCCTCCAAAAGTTTTATATCTTGTAAGTCGTTAATACTCAATAATTTACGTAAATATGAATAAGTTTGTTAAAATCATCGTCGCATTCTTCCTTGTAGCCTTGATTTGCTACATCCCCTTTTATATAGTCGTGTTCAAGATCCTTCCCGAACGCGACCCGGACAACCAATTCAACCGCGCCAATATCTTGCAGGTTCTCTCTGGCGAAACCCGAGTCTTTTACGAAGACGGCGAAAACCTGCTCGGAGCATTCTTTGACGCGAACCACCGAGTGTACGTGCCTTATGGCGATATCCCGGTCAACCTGATCAACGCCCTTATCGCCGCCGAAGACTCCCGTTACTGGACCCACAACGGTTACGACCTCAAGGGTTTCATGCGCGCCATGGTCAATAACATCAAATCAGGGCGTGTCAGCCAGGGCGGATCCTCACTCACGCAGCAGGCCGTCAAGAACATTTTTGGTCGTGAAGAACGTAGCATCAAGGAAAAGCTCAAGGAATTCCTGAACGCACTCCGCATGGAAAAGCACTTTTCCAAGGAAGACATCCTGGAATTTTACCTGAACCAGTTCCACGTCTCGGGTACGGGTAAAGGCGTGGCTATCGCAGCCCAGTACTTCTTCAACAAGGAACTCAAGGACCTGACGCTCGCCGAATGCGCTTTCATCGCAGGCTCGGTCAAGGGACCGTTCAACTACGACCCGTTTATCCAGCGCACCGAAGAACGCAGGCAAAAGGCAATCAAACGCGGCGAGACGCGACTCCGCTACGTACTCGGACGCATGGTCGAAGAGGGCTACATCGAGCAGGCCGACATGGATGCAGCCACCGCAAAGCCCTTGGAATTCAACCACGGCAATTTCCGTTTCACGATGAGCACGACGCTCGAACGCTTGGAAGAACGCCTTGACAGCGATTTTTTCCACGAACTTTTCCAAAAGGAAGGCATCGAAGACTGGCGCAAGGCTCAACTCGAAATCACAACGACTTTGAACGCCAAATCGCAGGATGCCGCCAAACGCGCATTGCAGACAAACATCAGTAACTTGCAATTACAGCTCGGCGGTTTTGTACTCCCGAAGGCTCAATTTGCAAACCGCGCCCGCAACGCTCGCAAGGGCGATTACCTCTACGGCGCCGTGGATAGTGTTTTCTACGATACGACCGGCAGACTGCAATCGCTCAAGTTGAACTTCGGGCAGCTCAAGGGCATTGTCACGGAGCAATCCGTAAACGACTTTGCCAAGCTCGCCGGTGGCGATGTGAACAAGATTCTTGCAACTCAGCTCAAGCCGGGAGCCATCCTCCTCGTGAGCATCATCGACGAAACCCCGATTGACGGTTACGCACAGTGCAAAATTGAAACGGAACCGGTGCTGCAAGGCGCACTCGTCGCCATCCAGAACGGCAAGGTGCTCGCGAGCCAAGGCGGTTTCCACAACACGGGATTTGACCGTAGCTTCAAGGCACTCCGCCAACTCGGTTCTAGCTGGAAGCCGATTCTTTACGCTCTCGCCCTCAAGTACCACTGGAACTACCTCGACAATCTTGAAAACGAATTCAACGCTTTCCAGTACGGGAATCAATTCTACTTCCCGCGCCCGGACCACAAGAACAAGGGTGACGTTGTCAGCATTGCATGGGCCGCTACGCGTTCCGAAAACATCGCTAGTATTTGGCTTTTGGAACACCTTCTGGACAAGCTCTCGGACAAGGAATTCGAAGACGTTGCCCGAGAAAACGGCTTTGCCCGCAATCCGGACGAAGAACGCATCAAGTTCGTGGAACGTTTGCGCGACAAGTTCGGCCTCATGATGAAGGAAGACGTCAAGCGCGAAATCGAATTCACGAAGGCACGCGATGCGCTCGTGGAACGTTATATGAACGACGGCAAGGTATTGCAGGCCCGCGCCGTGCAGAACTTGCGCTACGGCACGTTTACGGACATTGGTTTGAAACAAGCGAAGCGCGATCCGAAAATCACGAAGTACGTGAACCACAACTTCAAGCGTTACTCTGAAATCTGGCGCGCCCGCGAAATCCAGGAACTCGACCCGGATGAATCGACAAAGCTGTTGCCGCTCGATTCCGTACAGCTGATTGAAAACTTTACGCTTGCCGACTTTAAGCGTTTGAATGCCATGATTGAACCGGTCGATAGCGATGCAGATTACTTTGACATGGCTCATCTGCGTTACTGGCCGGATTACCGCCGTGCGCTTGCGATGGCCGACTACGCCCGCTTTGCCAACGAAATCGGCATCCACCAGAAATTGCAGAAAGTGTTCAGTATGCCGCTCGGCGTGAACGATATTACGCTTGCCGAAATCACGACCGCCTACCAGACGCTCCTCACAGGTAAGATTTTCAAGTGCAAGGACGCGAACTGGACCGAAGCCTGCTTTATCAAGGAAATCAGAAACCGCGATGGCCGTACGATTTTCAGGAACAAGATGGAATCGATGACGGTGCTCGACGATACCGTGACAACGCAGATGGGCGTGATGTTGCGCTCCGTGTTCACGAACGGTACGGCACACAGCCAGCTCACCGCGCTTAGCGTCAAGAATCCTGAAGGTGCATCGAAGCTCCGCTATCCGGTAATGGGTAAGACGGGTACAACAAACGATTACCGCAACGTGGCGTTCCTTGGAGCGCTCCCGACGTACGTCAAAGAAAAGAACGGCATTGCATTGGATTCCGTGATTGCCATTGGTAGCTATGTGGGCTTTGACGACAACAAGCCTTTGAAATCAGGACGCACGCGTATTGCAGGCGCCTCGGGTGGTTTGCCGCAGTGGGCTTCTTTTGCAAAGGAAGAAATAGACATTCTCGGCATCCCGAAGCAAATCGACTTCCTAGACATTTCGATGATCGCCACGGGCGAAGTGCCGTTGATGCTGACAAACGAACGTGGAGAACTCACGGTGGACCCGATGACCGGTGAAGCTTTGGTAAACGGCGAAAAAGGCCGCCCGCTCCCGTGGCTCGATGTGCCAGGATTCACGCCACCGCAAGTGCAAAAGATTGCCGCCGAAACAATTGCAAAATCTGGAATTGTCGTGAGCTTGCCGATGCCGCAAGCAAGCACGCCACCGCAAACCGGAAACGCAACAGATTCCGCGATGGTTAAAGCACAAGAAGCCGCACCCAGTGTCGCACAGCCCGCTACTGCGCAAGCTGGGACAGCGCCAATCACAAGTGCGCCGAAGCCGCAGCAAGTCATCCCTGCTGATGCAAGGCCAGTTTCAGAAGTCATGAAGGCAGATTCCATCAAGAAGGCAACGGAAGCCGCAAAGCAGATTCCGCTTAATCCGCAGCAGACGTTCACGCCAGTTCAGCCGCCAAAACCGCAGGCCGCCATGCCCAAGGATGATGACTGGGATTTGCCCGAAAACTTCAGCAGCAAAAATGCATTCGTACCCATCGAAGCCGATGCTGAGTAATTGCTATTTTTGTTCACGATTAAAAAACGGAGTGTTTCATGTCTAAATCAACGGTTTTCGTTCAGGCAGCCACATTCGCCGCAGCGTTCTCGCTCACCGCATGTATCGGGACTAATCAATGCCCTTCTCCAGACGTAAAGCCTACTGAAACTCCGTTCACTAAAGTCATCGGGCAAGATACAGTCCAGTCTGCAGAAACGCAGACCGGCAAGTATTCCGAGATGCAGGTCGTCACCGGCGATAGCGCTTCGCAGATTCTTGACCAGTTCAAACTCTCAACGCCCGACCAGATTTTGACTCCGGAACAGACGCCGACCATTCTCGTACAGACTCGAGTCGATACGGTCTTGATGATGTTGCCGCCGTGCGACAAGACGCACTTTTCGCATTGTACGCTCGAAACGACGATGGACCCGTACAAGGCATTCCCAGCACTCGCCAATTACGTCTTTAGCTACGCCGACACACTCAGCCGCGCCGGTCAAACGGACTCCGCCTCCGTCATCTTGAACAGTTTCTCGACAATGGCTCCAATGTGGGAAAAATGGCAAGCGCATTCGGACACGCTCCGCGATGCTTTCGGCAAGCGCCGCGAAGAAAAGGCAAAAGAATTTGAGTCAATGGCACTCCAGATTCAGAACATGAACCGCGTGCAAGCCTCATACAGCATGGTCGCCGAAACCGCAGACAGTTTGATTGCGCAGCTCGCTCCGGGTGACTCGCTCGCAAACTGGGCTAAAGACCAAAAGAAAATCGCTTATTCGAACACGCTCAAGAAGGCCTCTAAAGAATTTGACGCCATCAAAGTTCTCGCTGACGAAAAGGCACAATTCGCCGAAGCCCGTAAGCAGACCGAAACATTCCGCATCCGCTACCGCGATTTCGAAGACACACTCCATGTGCAAGCATTCTTGAATCACGTTGACGAGCTTGAAAAGGCAACCGATTCCGAGACCGCCAAAATGTGGGAAAAACAGGACCCTGCCGCAGCACTCGCCAAGGTTGACACGCTTATTGCAAACGAAAAGTTTGACAAGGCCAAGGATTTGCTGAACAAACTCAAGACGAGCAAGCTCCGCAAGGAAGCAAATGAAAAGTACATCGTCCTTGCCGATGCCTACTGCAACAAACAGCGCAAAACAACATCGCAGATTTTTGCCAAGTCCTTGAAGCAAACGGACGAAGAAAAGAAAAAGAAATTGCTGAACGACGCCATCGCACCACTCAACAAGTGTCTTGCGGAATTCCCAGAAACAACGCAACGCGAGAAAGTCGAAAGCAACAGAAAGTTTATTGAAAAGGAACTCGCCAAGTGACAGACTGGTGGAATTACGCCCAGTACCCGGCGTTCTTTATTTTGGGTGCAGTCGTAAGCCTCATCAACAGCATCGCAGGTGGCGGTTCTACGCTTAGCCTCCCCATCATGATTTTCCTCGGGCTCCCCGCGACTGTTGCAAACGGCACGAACCGCATCGGGCTCATCATCGGGAATTTCAGCAGTGCCTACAACCTTGCGCGTCACGGTTACCTGAACAAGAAGATATTCTTCCAGCTACTGCTGCCGACATTCTTCGGCGCACTCCTTGGCGCATGCTTCCTTGTCCGCATCGGAGACAAGCTCTTCCAGGCGATTCTCGCGGTTGTCATTTGCCTTGTGGTGGTCATGAGCAACTTGCGCAAGGACATTCTCGGAAAGCCTCCCGAGAACCCGCCCGAAAAACTCACCGTCAAAGGCGCCCTCGGATTTTTCGCCATCGCTGTCTATGGATGCATTGTGCAGGTGGGCGTTGGGTTCGTGCAAATATTTGGACTCACGCGGTACACCGGACTAGACCCAATTCACGTGAACGCCATCAAGAATGCGCTCACGAACGTGTTTCTCATTGTAAGCACGGTCGCGCTGGGCCTCGCCGGAAAAATCGATTGGCCCGTTGCGATTATCATGGCGGCAGGCGCATGGTTCGGCGGCTACCTCGGCAGTTTCACGCAGCGCAAAAAAGGCAACAAGTTCATCCAGCGGTTCATCAGCGTATGTAGCATCGGCATGGCGATTGCACTCGTGGTGGACTTGGTGATGAAATAGCCCTAGCTCACCGGATTTCTGTGACTTTCGAAGAGTTGCCGTAGATTCACGGCATCTCTTTTTTCTTGCTCCGTTTTGAGGTCTTCCATAATCTGTGCGAAATAAGCGGCGCGCCCTGCATCTTTTGCAAGGAAGGCGTCTTCGTAACTGTCTTGCGCCACAGCAACGACTTCTGGATTGAAGGTTGGCATAAACCCATATTTTTTGCAAGTTTCAATCATGTCGTCATCGTTTATGCTGCTGTAGTCAAAATTCGTGCGTTTAAGGAGCATGACCATATCGCCAACGATTTCGATGAGCACATTTTCAGAAGACGAAAAACGCGACCGTAAAAAACTGCAATACACAGCCACATCGTACATCTTTTTGTATATAAAATAATCCTTCAAAAAGCGGAAGCAATGGATCATATCGCTAGAGCGATACGTGTACTTCATGGCAGAAACGATTTCCTTGAGCAAGTTCTCCCAACGGCCTTCGGCACTGCAAAGCATCGCATACAAGATTCTGCATTTTGCAGAGGTCGGGTTCCACTGGACGGCTTCGGTCACGCCTTTCAACGCCGTAGAGTAGTCGCCCAAATCCAATGCAGCAAGCGCATACTGGCGATAGATCCAGTCCATCGGGCAGACGAGGCTGACATTCTTTATCTGTTGCGACGGGTTCTGGTAAAAATGTTGATAAAGCACCCATTCCATTTCGTCCGAGATAGCGACGTAGCTAACATCATCACTAGACACAAATGGATGTTCTTTAAGAACCTGCATTAGCGGTTCAAGAATCTTCAGCGACTTTTCATAGTCCTTATTCTTGTACGCATCCAGGGACAAACTCAAAATTTCCATCACGCCTTTTCGGCCGCCAATATCTTCGAGCTTCTTGCTCATGATGGCGGACTTGATTTGGAAGAGGTCTTCCTGATTTTTGGCGTCTTCGATGGATATCATAGTCTACTTTCAAAAAAGTTCTTTAATAAAATACACTATTTTGAAAGCAATAGGCAATCCCCCAAAGAAAGACTACACACGCTTTTTACGGCGTTTCTTTTTTGGCTTGAGGCGTTCGCCAAGACCTGCACGCAGTGCGCCTTCTAATGCAGGATCACCCGCAGCAAGGAGTTCCTTTTGCGGGCGCTTGAGCTTTTTAATGCGAGCCTCTAGGCGGAGCGCTTCTTCGCGAGTTTCAAGTTCGAATGTTTGTAAAATGCATTCCGGCGGAAACGCTTTGGTAAATCTCGCGCCACGCCCACTGCAATGCTCTTCATAGCGGGCGTCGACATCCACGGCGTAGCCCGTGTAAATGCGGTCACCCTTGCAACGGAGCATGTAGACGAAGTGAGCCTTGGTCATTACCGTATATGGAGATGCCGGCTCG
Coding sequences within it:
- a CDS encoding GIY-YIG nuclease family protein; this translates as MPASEPASPYTVMTKAHFVYMLRCKGDRIYTGYAVDVDARYEEHCSGRGARFTKAFPPECILQTFELETREEALRLEARIKKLKRPQKELLAAGDPALEGALRAGLGERLKPKKKRRKKRV
- a CDS encoding transglycosylase domain-containing protein, which gives rise to MNKFVKIIVAFFLVALICYIPFYIVVFKILPERDPDNQFNRANILQVLSGETRVFYEDGENLLGAFFDANHRVYVPYGDIPVNLINALIAAEDSRYWTHNGYDLKGFMRAMVNNIKSGRVSQGGSSLTQQAVKNIFGREERSIKEKLKEFLNALRMEKHFSKEDILEFYLNQFHVSGTGKGVAIAAQYFFNKELKDLTLAECAFIAGSVKGPFNYDPFIQRTEERRQKAIKRGETRLRYVLGRMVEEGYIEQADMDAATAKPLEFNHGNFRFTMSTTLERLEERLDSDFFHELFQKEGIEDWRKAQLEITTTLNAKSQDAAKRALQTNISNLQLQLGGFVLPKAQFANRARNARKGDYLYGAVDSVFYDTTGRLQSLKLNFGQLKGIVTEQSVNDFAKLAGGDVNKILATQLKPGAILLVSIIDETPIDGYAQCKIETEPVLQGALVAIQNGKVLASQGGFHNTGFDRSFKALRQLGSSWKPILYALALKYHWNYLDNLENEFNAFQYGNQFYFPRPDHKNKGDVVSIAWAATRSENIASIWLLEHLLDKLSDKEFEDVARENGFARNPDEERIKFVERLRDKFGLMMKEDVKREIEFTKARDALVERYMNDGKVLQARAVQNLRYGTFTDIGLKQAKRDPKITKYVNHNFKRYSEIWRAREIQELDPDESTKLLPLDSVQLIENFTLADFKRLNAMIEPVDSDADYFDMAHLRYWPDYRRALAMADYARFANEIGIHQKLQKVFSMPLGVNDITLAEITTAYQTLLTGKIFKCKDANWTEACFIKEIRNRDGRTIFRNKMESMTVLDDTVTTQMGVMLRSVFTNGTAHSQLTALSVKNPEGASKLRYPVMGKTGTTNDYRNVAFLGALPTYVKEKNGIALDSVIAIGSYVGFDDNKPLKSGRTRIAGASGGLPQWASFAKEEIDILGIPKQIDFLDISMIATGEVPLMLTNERGELTVDPMTGEALVNGEKGRPLPWLDVPGFTPPQVQKIAAETIAKSGIVVSLPMPQASTPPQTGNATDSAMVKAQEAAPSVAQPATAQAGTAPITSAPKPQQVIPADARPVSEVMKADSIKKATEAAKQIPLNPQQTFTPVQPPKPQAAMPKDDDWDLPENFSSKNAFVPIEADAE
- a CDS encoding sulfite exporter TauE/SafE family protein, producing MTDWWNYAQYPAFFILGAVVSLINSIAGGGSTLSLPIMIFLGLPATVANGTNRIGLIIGNFSSAYNLARHGYLNKKIFFQLLLPTFFGALLGACFLVRIGDKLFQAILAVVICLVVVMSNLRKDILGKPPENPPEKLTVKGALGFFAIAVYGCIVQVGVGFVQIFGLTRYTGLDPIHVNAIKNALTNVFLIVSTVALGLAGKIDWPVAIIMAAGAWFGGYLGSFTQRKKGNKFIQRFISVCSIGMAIALVVDLVMK